The following are encoded in a window of Sphaerisporangium siamense genomic DNA:
- a CDS encoding ABC transporter substrate-binding protein, which yields MANRRHLTIAGMAAAMLLATACQTDSGVAGPSGQATPEQAGKPTSGGTLRLVGGGDVDHLDPTSTYYTVTNGILRAYARQLFTLPATNDAKKALEIMPDVAAEIPTTANGGLSADQLTYTIKLRPGVQWDTTPPRQVTAQDFVRGFKRICNPVAGSGAPGYYTSTIKGMADYCAAYAKAFTSAKPTPQGLADFQNSREIEGVTAKDDLTIVFTLTQPASDFLNILALNFSSAAPQEYDRYAPDDARFRQNVISNGPYKITKYVATKEIRLERNPAWKQETDPVRHQYVDAIEVKESVTEPDGVQQQLEAGTADLSWDLPVPTAQLPRLTSSGDPNFKIFPGAVTNPYLVFNLQSGNENGAMGKLKVRQAIEYAISKTAINKIYGGKELNTPLHTVIPPGNIGYQEYDPYPTPGDNGDPAKCKTLLAEAGYPNGLTLTGAFRNAGNHPAVFQSYAADLKKCGITVKGSPIRQGDFYAYLQTPSNAKASKWDISAPGWIPDWYGNNGRAIIQPLFQTNCSSGTSNYGCYSNPKVDALIKQALTAPDQAAAAGLWHQVDQQVMADAVIVPFQNQNYPIYHSKRVKNALYLTAFQFYDVTNLWLDPPSP from the coding sequence ATGGCCAACAGGCGCCATCTCACCATCGCGGGTATGGCCGCGGCGATGTTGCTCGCCACGGCGTGTCAGACGGACAGCGGCGTCGCGGGCCCGAGCGGCCAGGCCACGCCGGAGCAGGCGGGCAAGCCCACCTCGGGCGGCACGCTGCGCCTGGTCGGAGGTGGTGACGTCGACCACCTCGACCCCACCAGCACCTACTACACGGTCACCAACGGCATCCTGCGCGCCTACGCCCGCCAGCTCTTCACGCTGCCGGCCACCAACGACGCCAAGAAGGCCCTGGAGATCATGCCGGACGTCGCCGCGGAGATCCCGACGACGGCCAACGGGGGCCTCAGCGCCGACCAGCTCACCTACACCATCAAGCTGCGGCCGGGCGTCCAGTGGGACACGACCCCGCCCCGGCAGGTCACCGCGCAGGACTTCGTCCGCGGCTTCAAGCGGATCTGCAACCCCGTGGCCGGCTCGGGCGCGCCGGGCTACTACACCAGCACGATCAAGGGGATGGCCGACTACTGCGCGGCCTACGCCAAGGCGTTCACGTCGGCCAAGCCGACGCCGCAGGGGCTGGCGGACTTCCAGAACTCCCGCGAGATCGAGGGCGTGACGGCCAAGGACGACCTGACCATCGTCTTCACGCTGACCCAGCCGGCGAGCGACTTCCTCAACATCCTGGCCCTGAACTTCTCCTCCGCGGCGCCGCAGGAGTACGACAGGTACGCCCCTGACGACGCACGGTTCCGGCAGAACGTGATCTCCAACGGCCCGTACAAGATCACCAAGTACGTGGCGACCAAGGAGATCCGGCTGGAGCGCAACCCGGCCTGGAAGCAGGAGACGGACCCGGTCCGGCACCAGTACGTCGACGCCATCGAGGTCAAGGAGAGCGTCACCGAGCCGGACGGCGTGCAGCAGCAACTGGAGGCCGGCACCGCCGACCTGTCGTGGGACCTGCCGGTCCCGACCGCGCAGCTTCCCCGCCTCACCAGCTCGGGCGACCCCAACTTCAAGATCTTCCCCGGCGCGGTCACCAACCCCTACCTCGTCTTCAACCTGCAGAGCGGGAACGAGAACGGCGCGATGGGCAAGCTCAAGGTGCGCCAGGCCATCGAGTACGCCATCAGCAAGACCGCCATCAACAAGATCTACGGGGGCAAGGAGCTCAACACGCCGCTGCACACCGTCATCCCGCCCGGCAACATCGGCTATCAGGAGTACGACCCGTACCCGACGCCCGGCGACAACGGCGACCCGGCCAAGTGCAAGACGCTGCTGGCCGAGGCGGGCTATCCCAACGGGCTGACGCTGACCGGCGCCTTCCGCAACGCGGGCAACCACCCGGCGGTGTTCCAGTCCTACGCCGCCGACCTGAAGAAGTGCGGCATCACGGTCAAGGGCTCGCCGATCCGGCAGGGCGACTTCTACGCCTACCTGCAAACGCCGTCCAACGCTAAGGCGAGCAAGTGGGACATCTCGGCGCCGGGCTGGATCCCGGACTGGTACGGCAACAACGGCCGGGCGATCATCCAGCCGCTGTTCCAGACCAACTGCTCCTCGGGCACCAGCAACTACGGCTGCTACAGCAACCCCAAGGTCGACGCCCTGATCAAGCAGGCGCTGACCGCGCCCGACCAGGCCGCGGCGGCCGGGCTGTGGCACCAGGTGGACCAGCAGGTGATGGCCGACGCCGTCATCGTGCCCTTCCAGAACCAGAACTACCCGATCTACCACTCCAAGCGGGTCAAGAACGCCCTCTACCTGACGGCGTTCCAGTTCTACGACGTCACCAACCTGTGGCTGGACCCGCCGAGCCCATGA
- a CDS encoding adenosylhomocysteinase yields MEADDAQLAEAGERRIEWAMRAMPVLRAVGERFAATRPLEGLRIAACLHVTAETAVLMGALRAGGAEIALAASNPLSTQDDVAAALRGYEVDVRARAGVDRDTYYRHINEALDIAPDLVLDDGCDLVNTLHTERLDLLDGVGGGCEETTTGIIRLRQMAAEQALRFPVVAVNDTRTKRMFDNRYGTGQSTLDGIMRATNMLIAGRTVVVAGFGFCGRGVAERARGQGARVIVTEIDPVKALDASLQGYEVLPMELAARAGDLFITVTGNRDVIRAEHLAEMRDGAVLANAGHFDVEIDVRALEGLAEDVTRGVRPHTDEYVLPGGRRLLLLAEGRLVNLTAAEGHPAAVMDMSFSAQALAVAWLAAERARLAPGVYDVPADIDAEVARLKLAAAGIAIDALTPAQTDYLRSWRLGS; encoded by the coding sequence GTGGAAGCCGACGACGCGCAGCTCGCCGAGGCCGGGGAGCGCCGGATCGAGTGGGCCATGCGCGCGATGCCCGTGCTGCGCGCCGTCGGGGAGCGGTTCGCGGCGACCCGCCCGCTGGAGGGTCTGAGGATCGCGGCGTGCCTGCACGTCACGGCTGAGACCGCCGTGCTGATGGGGGCGCTCAGGGCCGGGGGCGCGGAGATCGCGCTCGCCGCCTCCAACCCGCTGTCCACCCAGGACGACGTGGCGGCGGCGCTGCGCGGTTACGAGGTGGACGTGCGGGCCCGCGCGGGGGTGGACCGCGACACCTACTACCGGCACATCAACGAGGCGCTCGACATCGCGCCGGACCTGGTGCTGGACGACGGCTGCGACCTGGTCAACACCCTGCACACCGAGCGCCTGGACCTGCTGGACGGGGTCGGCGGCGGCTGCGAGGAGACCACCACCGGCATCATCCGCCTGCGCCAGATGGCCGCGGAGCAGGCCCTGCGCTTCCCGGTGGTCGCGGTCAACGACACCCGCACCAAGCGCATGTTCGACAACAGGTACGGCACCGGCCAGTCCACCCTGGACGGCATCATGCGCGCCACCAACATGCTCATCGCCGGGCGCACGGTCGTCGTCGCCGGGTTCGGCTTCTGCGGGCGCGGCGTCGCCGAGCGGGCCAGGGGGCAGGGGGCGCGGGTCATCGTCACCGAGATCGACCCGGTGAAGGCCCTGGACGCCAGCCTGCAAGGGTACGAGGTGCTGCCCATGGAGCTGGCGGCCCGCGCCGGCGACCTGTTCATCACCGTCACCGGCAACCGCGACGTCATCCGGGCCGAGCACCTGGCCGAGATGCGCGACGGTGCCGTCCTGGCCAACGCCGGCCACTTCGACGTCGAGATCGACGTCCGCGCCCTGGAGGGCCTGGCCGAGGACGTCACCCGCGGGGTGCGGCCGCACACCGACGAGTACGTCCTGCCCGGCGGGCGGCGCCTGCTGCTGCTCGCCGAGGGCCGCCTGGTCAACCTGACGGCCGCCGAAGGGCATCCCGCGGCCGTCATGGACATGTCGTTCTCCGCGCAGGCGCTGGCCGTCGCCTGGCTGGCCGCCGAGCGCGCCCGCCTCGCGCCGGGCGTGTACGACGTGCCCGCGGACATCGACGCCGAGGTAGCCCGGCTCAAGCTGGCCGCGGCCGGCATCGCCATCGACGCCCTCACGCCCGCGCAGACGGACTACCTGCGTTCCTGGCGGCTCGGCTCCTGA